Proteins encoded by one window of Chlamydiales bacterium:
- a CDS encoding penicillin-binding protein 2, which yields MDINKVVGRKRLLYVAFFVLVLFSLLIVQFFKIQIVEGEKWTREARRQHQFVIADPFHRGLFYSNTAIKKGHPHIAQPLVVDVPKFHLFADPGSLSEPLKAEVVSGIAQTLHLTKEESEKVRAHLSKKSRNRKLRMWLSQEERNNVLRWWDGFYRKNKLPRNALYFIQDYKRSYPFGHLLGQVLHTIREECDVKSKETIPTGGLELYFNKQLQGKEGKRLLLRSPRHPLDTVKVLASPENGADIHLTVNHYIQAIAEEEIEKAVKKANAKSGWALMMHPRTGEIFALAQYPYFDPSNYAHYFETQPEETKVKAITDPYEPGSTMKPLTLAICLKANAELQKQGKKPIFFPEEKVATANGRFPGRSKPISDLHPHNFLNMDLALQKSSNIYMSRMIQRVIEALGEKWYRSCLQDLFGFGVKTGIELPGESIGLLPAFGKKHPNGALEWSTATPFSLAFGHNILVSSLQMVKSYAVIANGGFDVRPTLVRKIVKTDASGKEEVIQDNTSPEKIAQMRRLLEPEIVDRVIRSMKFVTKPGGTASKGDVPGYTEVGKTATTEKIVSGTYSKRDHIATFIGFTPAKNAEFVLLIAIDDPEFKYIPGVGKNQHGGNCCAPAFKEISMRTLQYLGVEPDDPHGYPRGDPRFDPNKADWLKEIKALRELYLQWNH from the coding sequence ATGGATATTAATAAGGTTGTGGGGAGGAAGCGACTCTTGTATGTCGCTTTCTTTGTTCTGGTTCTGTTTAGTTTGCTGATTGTTCAATTCTTCAAGATTCAGATTGTTGAAGGGGAGAAGTGGACGAGAGAGGCGAGGCGTCAGCACCAGTTTGTCATTGCGGATCCATTCCATCGCGGTCTCTTCTATTCGAACACAGCGATCAAAAAGGGGCATCCACATATAGCGCAGCCTCTTGTGGTCGATGTGCCAAAGTTTCACCTCTTTGCCGATCCCGGCTCTCTTTCGGAACCACTTAAAGCTGAGGTGGTAAGCGGAATAGCACAGACTCTTCATCTGACGAAAGAGGAGAGCGAAAAAGTTAGGGCTCACCTCAGCAAGAAGAGTCGAAATCGCAAGCTAAGGATGTGGCTCTCTCAAGAGGAGAGAAACAACGTCCTGCGCTGGTGGGATGGCTTCTACAGAAAAAATAAGCTGCCTCGCAATGCTCTCTACTTTATTCAAGACTATAAGCGCTCCTATCCGTTTGGACATCTGTTAGGACAGGTGCTCCATACAATCCGCGAAGAGTGCGACGTCAAGTCGAAGGAGACGATTCCCACAGGAGGGCTCGAGCTCTATTTTAATAAGCAGCTGCAGGGAAAGGAGGGGAAAAGGCTTCTTCTTCGCTCGCCCCGTCATCCTCTAGATACAGTAAAGGTCTTGGCCTCGCCTGAAAACGGAGCTGATATCCACCTGACGGTCAACCACTATATTCAGGCGATTGCCGAAGAAGAGATTGAGAAGGCGGTAAAAAAAGCGAATGCCAAGAGCGGCTGGGCGCTCATGATGCACCCGCGCACAGGGGAGATCTTTGCACTTGCACAGTACCCCTACTTCGATCCCTCTAACTACGCACACTACTTCGAGACGCAGCCAGAAGAGACCAAGGTCAAGGCGATCACAGACCCCTATGAGCCGGGATCGACGATGAAGCCGCTGACACTTGCGATCTGTTTAAAAGCGAACGCAGAACTTCAAAAACAGGGAAAGAAGCCGATCTTCTTTCCAGAGGAGAAGGTCGCAACTGCAAATGGACGCTTCCCGGGAAGATCGAAGCCTATCTCAGATCTCCACCCGCACAACTTTCTGAATATGGATCTGGCGCTTCAAAAATCTTCTAATATCTACATGTCTCGCATGATCCAGAGAGTGATCGAAGCTCTTGGTGAGAAGTGGTATAGAAGCTGCTTGCAAGATCTCTTTGGTTTTGGAGTTAAAACCGGAATCGAACTTCCGGGAGAGAGCATTGGCCTACTGCCCGCATTCGGAAAAAAACATCCGAATGGCGCTCTCGAATGGTCGACCGCAACCCCTTTCTCGCTTGCTTTTGGACATAACATTCTAGTTAGCAGTCTTCAGATGGTGAAGAGCTACGCCGTTATCGCAAATGGCGGCTTTGATGTGAGGCCGACTCTCGTTCGAAAGATTGTAAAAACTGATGCTTCAGGAAAGGAGGAGGTCATTCAAGACAACACCTCTCCTGAGAAGATCGCTCAGATGAGGCGCCTCCTTGAGCCTGAGATCGTCGACAGAGTGATACGTTCGATGAAGTTTGTGACCAAACCCGGTGGAACCGCATCCAAGGGAGACGTGCCTGGTTACACAGAGGTTGGAAAGACGGCGACGACTGAGAAGATCGTTTCGGGCACCTATTCCAAGCGAGACCACATCGCCACCTTTATCGGTTTTACTCCAGCGAAGAATGCTGAGTTTGTCCTGCTGATTGCGATCGACGATCCCGAGTTCAAGTATATCCCGGGAGTCGGAAAGAACCAGCACGGAGGAAACTGCTGCGCCCCCGCCTTTAAAGAGATCTCCATGCGCACACTTCAATATCTAGGCGTCGAACCCGACGATCCCCACGGCTACCCTCGCGGAGATCCTCGCTTCGACCCCAACAAGGCCGACTGGCTGAAAGAGATCAAGGCCCTCCGCGAGCTCTACCTTCAGTGGAACCATTAA
- a CDS encoding UDP-N-acetylmuramoyl-L-alanyl-D-glutamate--2,6-diaminopimelate ligase has protein sequence MKIKRLIRDLPDLVVKGSKDVEITGICGNSKTVAPGNLFVAKKGLTHHGSRFIPEAIAAGASAVLTDIFDPFLTGVVQLIHPDVASIEAHLAAIFYENPVDKLFLVGITGTNGKTTTSYLVKHLLEGSKLKTGLIGTVEWLVGERRLPSQYTTPDLLTNYRLFHEMVESGCKAAVMEVASHALDQERVKDIEFDVAVFTNLTQDHLDYHKTMESYAEAKAKLFRDLGQVGCNKHFRKVAIVNADSSYSSQLVEDCSAECITYGIDTHADLLAKEIRLSSQGIEFELQYKGKRIPFRTSLIGRFNLYNCLAALAVAVAYGMELEAMVPLLASFKSVRGRLERVENRKKMNIFVDYAHTEDALKNVLNTLREFKKGRLITVFGCGGNRDVGKRPKMGSAVELLSDLSIITSDNPRSEDPEEIAKQILGGFRNPTAPMVVLDRKEAIRKALQLAAPEDIVLIAGKGHETTQIFAHQTLHFDDYAVAKAEVET, from the coding sequence ATGAAGATTAAGAGACTGATTAGAGATCTACCAGATCTGGTTGTTAAAGGTTCCAAAGATGTTGAAATTACAGGCATCTGCGGAAATTCAAAAACAGTAGCTCCTGGGAATCTGTTTGTAGCAAAAAAGGGGCTGACTCATCACGGATCGCGTTTTATTCCGGAGGCGATTGCGGCGGGAGCAAGTGCAGTTTTAACAGATATTTTTGATCCCTTCCTCACGGGAGTTGTTCAGCTCATTCACCCCGATGTCGCATCAATCGAAGCTCATCTTGCAGCAATATTCTATGAGAATCCCGTTGACAAACTCTTTCTAGTTGGCATCACAGGCACCAACGGCAAAACGACAACCTCCTATCTAGTCAAACACCTCTTGGAAGGAAGTAAGCTTAAAACGGGGCTGATCGGAACTGTAGAGTGGCTAGTAGGGGAGAGACGCCTTCCCTCTCAATACACCACCCCAGATCTTCTAACCAATTACCGCCTCTTTCATGAGATGGTAGAGAGCGGCTGCAAGGCTGCGGTGATGGAGGTCGCCTCTCACGCGCTTGATCAAGAGAGAGTGAAGGATATCGAGTTTGATGTGGCTGTCTTTACCAATTTGACACAGGACCATCTCGACTACCACAAGACGATGGAGAGTTACGCCGAGGCAAAGGCTAAGCTCTTTCGCGACTTGGGTCAGGTGGGCTGCAACAAGCACTTTAGAAAAGTGGCAATCGTCAATGCAGATAGCAGCTACTCCTCTCAACTTGTTGAAGATTGCTCGGCTGAGTGCATCACCTATGGAATCGATACGCATGCCGATCTCCTTGCAAAAGAGATTCGGCTCTCTTCCCAGGGAATCGAGTTTGAGCTGCAGTATAAAGGAAAGAGAATCCCTTTCCGCACATCGCTGATCGGGCGTTTTAACTTATATAACTGTTTGGCAGCTCTCGCTGTTGCTGTAGCGTATGGAATGGAGCTGGAGGCGATGGTTCCTCTTCTCGCCTCATTTAAAAGTGTGCGAGGAAGGTTGGAGCGCGTAGAGAATCGCAAAAAGATGAATATCTTCGTCGACTATGCCCATACAGAAGATGCGTTGAAAAATGTCCTCAATACTCTTCGCGAATTTAAAAAGGGGCGTCTGATTACAGTATTTGGATGTGGAGGCAACCGAGATGTGGGTAAGCGCCCTAAAATGGGAAGCGCTGTCGAGCTTCTTTCGGATCTCTCCATCATTACAAGCGATAATCCGAGAAGCGAAGATCCAGAGGAGATCGCGAAACAGATTCTTGGGGGATTCCGCAACCCTACAGCTCCAATGGTCGTGCTCGATAGAAAAGAGGCGATTCGAAAAGCCCTCCAGCTCGCAGCGCCTGAAGATATCGTATTAATCGCTGGAAAAGGCCATGAGACGACGCAGATTTTTGCTCATCAAACTCTCCATTTTGATGACTACGCTGTCGCCAAAGCTGAGGTAGAGACTTGA
- a CDS encoding N-acetylmuramoyl-L-alanine amidase encodes MEAAPAFPSSFSQTESENTSPPLYPANPLIILDAGHGGTDEGAKVSSFMEKKITLITALLTKKRLEERGYKVIMTRSRDKYIPLARRVSIANRTKGAAFVSIHFNASRSQAAKGIEVFFCETKEKWRGRASRRLADCILFQVIDQTEAISRGVKGGNFHVIRETEMPAVLVEGGFVTNGEERSLLRDRDYLAKIAEGIAIGVDKYFKS; translated from the coding sequence ATGGAAGCTGCCCCTGCGTTTCCCTCCTCCTTTTCGCAGACAGAGTCTGAGAACACCTCTCCTCCACTCTATCCAGCAAATCCTCTTATCATATTAGATGCTGGACATGGAGGAACCGATGAGGGAGCTAAGGTGAGCTCTTTCATGGAAAAAAAGATTACTCTCATCACAGCGCTTCTCACAAAAAAAAGACTTGAGGAGAGAGGGTATAAAGTGATCATGACTCGATCGCGCGACAAGTATATTCCCCTTGCAAGACGCGTTTCGATCGCGAACAGGACAAAAGGCGCGGCTTTCGTCAGCATCCATTTTAACGCTTCGCGCAGTCAGGCGGCGAAGGGAATCGAGGTCTTCTTTTGCGAGACAAAAGAGAAGTGGAGAGGAAGAGCCTCTAGACGTCTTGCAGACTGCATCCTCTTTCAAGTTATCGACCAGACAGAAGCTATTTCTAGAGGTGTAAAGGGAGGTAACTTCCACGTCATCCGCGAGACGGAGATGCCCGCAGTCCTAGTAGAGGGGGGATTTGTGACTAATGGAGAGGAGAGAAGCCTGCTTAGAGATCGCGACTATTTAGCGAAGATCGCAGAGGGAATTGCGATTGGTGTCGATAAATATTTTAAATCGTAA
- the gnd gene encoding decarboxylating NADP(+)-dependent phosphogluconate dehydrogenase, whose protein sequence is MAEKQADIGLIGLAVMGQNLVMNMNDHGFTVVVFNRTVSKVDDFIQGPAKNSRVIGAHSLEEFFKTLKRPRKVMLMVKAGPPVDELIAECLPFLEKGDIVIDGGNSHFPDSERREKALKEKGIFFIGTGISGGEEGARHGPSIMPGGSAEAWPIIKPIFQSIAAKAEEDGLPCCDWVGSGGSGHYVKMVHNGIEYGDMQLICEAYQLMKEVLGLKPAEIQSIFAEWNKGVLKSYLVEITSQIFGVKEKDGTLVLDKILDVAGQKGTGKWTAISALDLGMPVTLIGEAVFARCLSALKDQRVKAASIFPKPVVRFSGDKKAFIEDIKQALYASKIVSYAQGFMLLASAASENKWKLDYGSIALMWRAGCIIRSRFLNDIKTAYVKHPALDNLLFDDFFKKEIQGAEAAWRRVVVQATQFGIAVPSFSTALSFFDGLCTANLPANLLQAQRDFFGAHTYERVDQPRGKFFHTNWTGTGGNITSSSYNV, encoded by the coding sequence GTGGCAGAAAAACAAGCAGATATCGGTTTAATCGGCCTGGCAGTCATGGGCCAGAACCTCGTGATGAACATGAACGACCACGGATTCACTGTAGTCGTCTTCAACCGCACAGTTTCTAAAGTAGACGACTTCATACAAGGTCCTGCAAAAAATAGCCGTGTGATCGGGGCTCACAGCCTTGAAGAGTTTTTCAAAACACTGAAGCGCCCAAGAAAGGTGATGCTGATGGTGAAAGCGGGCCCTCCGGTTGACGAGCTGATCGCCGAATGTCTTCCCTTCCTCGAAAAGGGCGATATCGTCATCGATGGAGGAAACAGCCACTTTCCTGACTCTGAACGCAGAGAGAAGGCCCTCAAAGAGAAGGGGATCTTCTTCATTGGAACCGGCATCTCAGGAGGAGAGGAGGGAGCAAGACACGGCCCTTCGATCATGCCCGGTGGAAGTGCAGAAGCGTGGCCTATCATCAAGCCGATCTTCCAGAGCATTGCTGCAAAAGCTGAAGAAGATGGCCTTCCTTGCTGCGACTGGGTTGGAAGCGGTGGTTCTGGACACTACGTCAAGATGGTTCACAATGGAATCGAGTATGGCGACATGCAGCTCATCTGCGAAGCCTATCAGCTCATGAAAGAGGTGCTCGGCCTTAAACCCGCTGAGATTCAGAGTATTTTTGCCGAGTGGAATAAGGGAGTCTTAAAGAGCTATCTTGTTGAGATCACAAGCCAGATTTTTGGTGTTAAGGAGAAAGATGGCACTCTCGTGCTCGATAAGATTTTGGATGTTGCGGGACAGAAAGGCACAGGTAAGTGGACAGCGATCAGCGCGCTCGACCTCGGCATGCCTGTGACACTCATTGGCGAGGCGGTTTTTGCACGCTGCCTCTCTGCGTTAAAGGATCAGCGCGTAAAAGCAGCTTCTATCTTCCCGAAGCCTGTAGTGCGCTTCTCTGGCGATAAGAAGGCGTTTATCGAAGATATCAAGCAGGCTCTCTACGCTTCTAAAATTGTCAGCTACGCTCAAGGATTTATGCTGCTTGCTTCTGCTGCAAGTGAGAATAAGTGGAAGCTGGATTATGGCTCGATTGCGCTCATGTGGCGCGCAGGTTGCATTATCCGCAGCCGCTTTTTAAACGACATTAAAACAGCCTATGTTAAGCATCCCGCTCTCGACAACCTTCTCTTTGACGACTTCTTTAAGAAAGAGATACAGGGCGCCGAGGCCGCTTGGAGACGCGTTGTCGTCCAAGCAACACAGTTTGGAATCGCAGTGCCGAGCTTTAGCACAGCGCTCTCTTTCTTTGATGGACTATGCACCGCAAATCTTCCCGCCAATCTGCTTCAAGCGCAGAGGGATTTTTTCGGCGCGCACACCTATGAAAGAGTGGATCAGCCCCGTGGAAAGTTTTTCCATACTAACTGGACTGGCACCGGCGGGAACATCACCTCATCTTCATATAATGTGTGA
- a CDS encoding pirin family protein — protein MEVDIYLSHERGSTETPWLISKNSFSFANYYHPKRNNFGTLRVLNEDLVFPNSGFSLHPHDNMEIVTIVLEGELEHRDTLNNHGRLKKGDVQRMSAGSGIRHSEMNPSKTEKVHFLQLWVLPAEQDLSPSYEQKSFTDQQLTNRLCPIVAPKKSAETLYIHQDASFFLGKWNKETDFYHAPSDPKHGIFVFLIHGKAKVGGFNIKAGDSVAVTDATELPLTTYPGTELLLIELSMQ, from the coding sequence ATGGAAGTAGATATCTATCTTTCTCATGAGCGCGGGTCGACAGAGACTCCCTGGCTTATCAGTAAGAATAGTTTTAGCTTTGCTAACTACTACCATCCCAAGCGCAATAATTTTGGAACTCTGCGCGTATTAAACGAGGATCTCGTCTTCCCAAATAGCGGTTTTTCGCTGCATCCCCATGATAATATGGAGATCGTCACGATTGTGCTAGAAGGGGAGCTCGAGCATCGAGATACGTTAAACAATCACGGCCGTCTCAAAAAGGGCGATGTTCAGCGCATGAGCGCAGGGTCGGGAATTCGGCATTCTGAGATGAATCCCTCTAAGACGGAAAAGGTGCATTTTCTGCAGCTCTGGGTGCTGCCAGCGGAGCAGGATCTCTCTCCCAGCTATGAGCAGAAGAGTTTCACAGATCAGCAGCTTACGAATAGGCTCTGTCCAATCGTTGCTCCCAAAAAATCTGCTGAGACTCTCTACATCCATCAAGACGCCTCTTTTTTCCTCGGTAAGTGGAATAAAGAGACCGACTTTTATCACGCTCCCTCAGATCCAAAGCATGGGATCTTTGTCTTCCTGATTCACGGAAAGGCAAAAGTTGGAGGATTTAACATCAAAGCAGGTGATAGCGTCGCAGTCACTGATGCCACCGAGCTTCCGCTCACCACCTACCCAGGCACAGAGCTTCTCCTCATCGAACTCTCCATGCAGTGA
- a CDS encoding DUF2608 domain-containing protein, with protein MKLKLAALFLICTSFAAAEIKEIDRISSILPDIEEETLVLLDIDETLIETPIMLGGKAWRRYARNILNKSKGEEEATRIHDKLTYFIAGQVPYIAIEDEVYGCFTEFKTKNASVFGFTARGREHWYDMPSPDGEALGVLHLKQAGIELYPSSVIADEALFLHPSYGQNIFFAYPLEDKGDLILELFAGTSYRPSKVVFVDDKLDHARSVDSALKSLGIPAVCFHYTHVDSYRPFDAMIAHIQLEKLLFENRTLSNDEAAALKSKYADKNPDEFFLELINRFLSN; from the coding sequence ATGAAGTTAAAATTGGCCGCGCTCTTTCTAATTTGCACCTCTTTTGCCGCTGCAGAAATTAAGGAAATCGACCGCATCTCTTCAATTCTTCCCGATATCGAAGAGGAGACTCTCGTTCTTCTCGACATCGATGAAACTCTAATTGAAACACCTATTATGCTTGGAGGAAAGGCCTGGAGGCGCTACGCCAGAAACATCCTGAACAAGAGTAAAGGAGAAGAAGAGGCGACCAGGATTCACGACAAACTCACCTATTTCATTGCAGGGCAAGTTCCCTACATCGCCATTGAAGATGAGGTCTACGGCTGCTTTACAGAATTTAAAACAAAAAACGCCTCTGTCTTTGGCTTCACAGCGCGAGGAAGAGAGCACTGGTATGATATGCCTTCTCCTGATGGAGAAGCTTTGGGAGTTCTTCACTTAAAACAGGCGGGCATCGAGCTCTATCCATCTAGCGTGATTGCAGACGAGGCTCTCTTTCTCCATCCTAGCTATGGTCAAAACATTTTCTTTGCGTACCCGCTTGAAGACAAAGGAGATCTCATTTTAGAGCTCTTTGCAGGAACAAGCTACCGGCCTTCCAAAGTCGTCTTTGTGGATGATAAGCTGGATCACGCCCGCTCTGTAGATAGCGCTCTTAAATCGCTCGGCATCCCAGCAGTCTGCTTCCACTACACTCATGTGGATTCATACCGACCATTCGACGCGATGATCGCCCATATTCAATTAGAAAAGCTCCTCTTCGAAAACAGAACTCTCTCCAATGATGAAGCTGCCGCCCTAAAAAGCAAGTATGCGGACAAAAACCCCGACGAGTTCTTCCTCGAACTCATCAACCGCTTTCTAAGCAACTAA
- the lepA gene encoding elongation factor 4, producing MADDKSFKYRIENIRNFSIIAHIDHGKSTLADRLLEITRTIPQREMQEQVLDAMDLERERGITIKAHPVTMIYEAEDGTIYKINFIDTPGHVDFSYEVSRSLSACEGALLVVDAAQGVQAQTLANVHLAVDRNLTIVPVINKIDLPSADPEGVKQQIEDVIGIDTSNAVLCSAKANIGIKEVLERILIDVPHPVPPTDNVLRALVFDSHYDPYQGVMVYVRVISGEISKKTMIKLMATDKIFEVLDVGIFSPTAKSVDILRPGEVGYLAANIKKTADVKVGDTVTSAKAPAETPLPGFRMIAPVVYAGIYPVDTSDFEAVRDALVKLQLNDSALHVEQESSLALGLGFRCGFLGLLHLEIVFERLQREFDLDIITTAPSVIYQFTLGDGQVLKIDNVAHYPDPSMIDFVEEPWVKCHIMVPAEFLGALMSLGMEKRGELVKTETLDSKRLLLTYRFPLNEIITDFNDKLKSITRGYGSFDYEFEKNEISDIVKLEIRVNEEPVDAFSCLVHRTKAEARGRAICKKLVEVIPMQQFKVPVQAAVGGKIIGRETIRAITKNVTAKCYGGDITRKRKLWEKQKKGKKKMKEIGKVNIPQSAFMEVLKAGD from the coding sequence ATGGCAGACGATAAGAGCTTTAAGTACCGTATAGAAAATATTCGAAACTTCTCGATTATCGCCCACATCGACCATGGCAAGTCGACGCTGGCCGATCGCCTTCTCGAGATCACGCGGACAATCCCTCAGCGAGAGATGCAGGAGCAGGTACTCGATGCGATGGATCTTGAAAGAGAGCGCGGGATCACGATTAAGGCCCACCCGGTTACGATGATCTATGAGGCTGAGGATGGGACGATCTACAAGATCAACTTCATCGATACTCCCGGACACGTCGACTTCTCCTACGAAGTATCGCGCTCGCTCTCCGCTTGCGAGGGTGCTCTGCTTGTGGTCGATGCAGCTCAGGGCGTTCAAGCACAAACTCTCGCCAACGTTCACCTTGCCGTAGATAGAAATCTGACAATTGTTCCCGTCATCAATAAGATCGATCTTCCCTCGGCAGACCCCGAAGGCGTGAAGCAGCAGATCGAAGATGTGATCGGCATCGACACCTCAAATGCTGTGCTCTGCTCAGCAAAAGCTAACATTGGCATCAAAGAGGTGCTTGAACGCATCTTAATCGACGTGCCTCATCCTGTGCCTCCTACTGATAATGTTCTGCGCGCACTGGTCTTCGACTCTCACTACGACCCCTACCAAGGCGTCATGGTCTACGTACGCGTGATCAGCGGTGAGATCTCGAAAAAGACGATGATTAAACTGATGGCGACCGACAAAATTTTCGAAGTCCTAGATGTTGGAATCTTTTCGCCAACCGCTAAGTCGGTCGATATCCTACGCCCAGGAGAGGTGGGATATCTTGCTGCCAATATCAAGAAAACTGCCGACGTCAAAGTAGGCGATACTGTGACCTCCGCAAAAGCGCCAGCTGAGACTCCCCTTCCTGGTTTTAGAATGATCGCTCCGGTGGTCTACGCGGGAATCTATCCCGTCGACACCTCCGACTTTGAAGCAGTTAGAGATGCTCTGGTTAAACTGCAGCTCAACGACTCTGCACTTCATGTTGAACAAGAGAGCAGCTTAGCTCTTGGCCTCGGTTTCCGCTGCGGCTTTTTAGGCCTCCTCCATCTCGAGATCGTCTTCGAGCGTCTCCAGCGAGAGTTCGACCTAGATATCATCACAACAGCACCAAGCGTTATCTACCAGTTCACACTGGGAGATGGCCAGGTGCTTAAGATCGACAACGTGGCTCACTATCCAGATCCTTCGATGATCGACTTTGTCGAAGAGCCTTGGGTGAAGTGCCACATCATGGTGCCTGCAGAGTTCCTCGGCGCTCTGATGAGCCTTGGAATGGAGAAGAGGGGCGAGCTAGTAAAAACTGAGACGCTAGACAGCAAGCGCCTGCTCCTCACCTACCGCTTTCCTCTTAACGAGATCATCACCGACTTCAATGACAAGCTGAAATCGATCACCCGAGGCTACGGCTCATTCGACTACGAGTTCGAGAAGAATGAGATCTCCGACATCGTTAAACTTGAGATCCGCGTCAATGAAGAGCCTGTCGACGCCTTCTCCTGCCTCGTTCACCGAACTAAAGCAGAAGCGCGTGGACGTGCGATCTGTAAAAAACTGGTTGAAGTGATCCCGATGCAGCAGTTTAAAGTGCCAGTTCAAGCAGCAGTGGGCGGTAAGATCATCGGACGTGAGACGATCCGTGCGATCACCAAGAACGTCACAGCCAAGTGCTACGGCGGAGACATCACCCGCAAACGCAAGCTGTGGGAGAAGCAGAAGAAGGGTAAGAAGAAGATGAAAGAGATTGGCAAGGTCAACATCCCTCAATCCGCTTTCATGGAAGTTCTAAAAGCAGGAGATTAG
- a CDS encoding NTP/NDP exchange transporter, translating into MSQTATREFGKWRSFFWPVHNFELKKLLPMFFLFFFINFNYTILRDTKDALIVTAPGSGAEAIPFLKVWGVLPMAILFMLLYAKLSNVLSKTKLFYTTISIFIAFFGIFALVLYPLRDVLHPTDMADRLQAALPQGLSGMVALFRNWTYALFYVMSELWGSVAISLLFWGFANDITRINESKRFYAMFGLGANFAMLFSGPAIVYFSDIRSKLPAGVDAWGVSLNYMLSMVILSGLIIMGIYWWINKNVLTDARFYDPSELKKAKKEKTKMPLKESFKFLMKSPYLGYLAVLVIAYGVAINLVEVTWKSQLKLQYPNPNEYSAFMGYFSAITGSATILMMLFVGGNVIRRFGWGVGALITPVVLLVTGIGFFSFVIFRDSLTAFISILGTTPLMLAVIFGTAQNIMSKSAKYSLFDPTKEMAYIPLDQESKVKGKAAIDVVGARLGKSGGSLVQQGLIIALGSVAAITPYIAAILFGIIFAWIGSAKALSKLFAKLNKERDEQAKVAGEAKEAMAKSGAQPEATT; encoded by the coding sequence ATGTCACAAACTGCAACTCGTGAATTCGGTAAATGGCGGTCCTTCTTCTGGCCCGTCCATAATTTTGAGCTCAAAAAGCTCCTTCCCATGTTCTTCTTATTCTTTTTTATTAACTTCAACTACACCATTCTCAGAGACACTAAAGACGCTCTGATCGTAACTGCGCCAGGTTCTGGAGCAGAAGCGATTCCCTTCCTAAAGGTTTGGGGTGTACTTCCAATGGCGATCTTGTTCATGCTGCTGTACGCAAAACTCAGCAACGTGCTCAGCAAGACTAAGCTGTTCTACACTACAATCTCTATATTTATAGCGTTCTTTGGGATCTTCGCCCTGGTTCTCTATCCGCTGCGTGACGTCCTTCACCCGACCGATATGGCAGATAGACTCCAAGCCGCACTTCCTCAGGGACTAAGCGGGATGGTAGCTCTCTTTAGAAACTGGACCTATGCTCTTTTCTACGTCATGTCTGAGCTCTGGGGTAGCGTAGCTATCTCTCTCCTCTTCTGGGGATTTGCGAACGACATTACTCGTATTAATGAGTCTAAGCGTTTTTACGCGATGTTCGGCCTTGGCGCTAACTTCGCAATGCTCTTCTCTGGTCCTGCAATTGTCTACTTCTCTGATATCCGCAGCAAACTACCTGCTGGTGTCGATGCTTGGGGCGTATCCCTCAACTACATGTTGAGCATGGTAATCCTCTCTGGCCTCATCATCATGGGTATCTACTGGTGGATTAATAAAAATGTTCTTACAGATGCTCGCTTCTACGATCCTAGCGAACTTAAAAAAGCTAAGAAAGAGAAGACAAAGATGCCTCTCAAAGAAAGCTTTAAGTTCCTAATGAAGTCTCCATACCTGGGCTACCTCGCGGTTCTCGTGATCGCCTACGGTGTTGCGATCAACCTCGTTGAAGTAACCTGGAAGAGCCAATTGAAACTTCAGTACCCAAATCCTAACGAGTATAGCGCCTTCATGGGCTACTTCTCTGCGATTACAGGTAGTGCGACAATCCTCATGATGCTCTTTGTGGGTGGTAACGTCATCCGCAGATTCGGCTGGGGCGTTGGAGCTCTGATCACTCCAGTTGTTCTCTTAGTAACCGGTATCGGCTTCTTCTCTTTCGTAATCTTTAGAGATAGTTTGACAGCTTTCATTAGCATTCTTGGCACAACACCTCTCATGCTGGCTGTAATCTTCGGAACAGCTCAGAACATCATGAGTAAGTCTGCTAAGTACTCTCTCTTTGATCCGACAAAAGAGATGGCTTACATCCCTCTCGACCAAGAGTCGAAAGTTAAAGGGAAAGCAGCGATCGACGTCGTTGGCGCTCGCTTAGGTAAGTCTGGCGGTTCTCTGGTGCAGCAAGGTCTGATCATCGCTCTCGGTTCGGTAGCAGCGATCACTCCTTACATCGCAGCGATTCTGTTTGGAATCATCTTTGCTTGGATCGGTTCTGCAAAAGCTCTAAGCAAGCTCTTTGCTAAACTGAACAAAGAGCGCGATGAGCAAGCAAAAGTAGCTGGCGAAGCCAAAGAAGCTATGGCGAAATCTGGAGCTCAACCAGAAGCTACAACCTAA